GTAGTAGTTCTTATCTTCAACCTGCGCGTTTTCTATTACGTTCAATTTCTTAGTAATATTATTCAAATCTTGTCGGATTTCCAGCTTCCAGGAAAACTTTTGCCTTAAGACCTTCGCTAATTTCTTATCCGTCCCCGCAAGATGGTACTAGATGCCCGCGGCAAAAAGGAAACCCTGCAGGTGCTGGCCCGGCTTAGCCAGGAAACCGACTTACCTTTGAACAGCTTCCTAACATAAAAACCAAAAGAATCCGTTCCCTGAAGTCGTTTTTATAAAGTAAGTCCGGTTTGGATTTATTATTATCTCAAAGGGGAATCCGAATGTCAGAGGTTTGCCGTAAATGTCCAATATACTCATATCCCTAACATCAGGATATGTCGTAAAAAATTTCTGCAGTGTCAAGC
This genomic window from Calderihabitans maritimus contains:
- a CDS encoding DUF6391 domain-containing protein; protein product: RCGTSIAAANFLFSLVFILVLFFYEDLSLINIVAAFLLANILAKPFGLTLQKFFTTYPDVRDMSILDIYGKPLTFGFPFEIIINPNRTYFIKTTSGNGFFWFLC